Genomic DNA from Puntigrus tetrazona isolate hp1 chromosome 6, ASM1883169v1, whole genome shotgun sequence:
GAAGTTACACCTCAATAATTTGCAGTCATTTCAGTTGCAGATCACTGCTGACCTTTTGACCTCTGACACTTGACTACAACTCTAAGAACCTCCCTAAAAGGACCTGAGAGAGACCATCATTCCATTCTTGCCTGCTGAGACAGGAATTTCGCACCACGGCATCCCTGGAGCCTTGGCAAGACGGTCACAACGGACTAAAATTATTGCACAAGGAAATGTTATATAGAAGTATTAAATTGGTTTTGTGTCTTGCAGTGACCTTGCAGACATCTAGAAGCTTGTTGTAATTTCTAAAACAGGTAATATCTGCATGCCTGCATCTACACAGcttatttcaatgtaaaattgATATGGTTTTAAAAAGCCTACAAGCAAAACCATCAGTTTTGTGCTATTTTGCACCCATGATGtcttctttcagaaacaaattcaaatataagAAATCTACACTTCAACAGCACTTGTTACTGATTTCTCAAAGCAATAAACCAGCATGGCCAGTCTAATTTTATCACGTTTTAGGCACTTAGACAATGCTTAATTGTAATAAACCCACTGCTGGCTGACTGCTTTAGTAACTACCTTACAATTAGCACAGCAAAAATAATCATTGTATCATTTGCAGTGATCTTGTGTCGCTCTGATATCTAAAATTGGCAAATGTGCTTCCTCACACATTTATGTAGTATGAATAGTCattatttgtgatatttgtGCTTAAATGTGTAATAGGATAAATTATGAGATCTGTGGCTTGCAACGGAAGATCTTGTGTTACACAGGACTTCCTGTGGTTTACAAGAAGAGGAAGTCATAAACTGAAAAGGGCAGCTTTAAAAACCGCACATTCACAAAGCGTGTCGAATTCTTCACTCAAATAGCgtacattttctgtttaatgtgtttgaaCTGTTGAggaataacaaataaatgcagcaatgCTGCCAGCTATTGTGACAGTAGCTTGCATGTTTACAATATAgtgcagttttattaatattagtatttagGAATAATACAAtactgaatgaaaaataatatcaaaaaattatttgagcTCTGCATACATTTGGTTGACATAATTCAACATTGCTGTTTACCACTATATTTTCAATTGAATTACGTGTGAATTTTTGAGAATTAATTTTTTGGGTTATGAAACGTTCATATGTTGGTTTTGGGaggcccaaacaacaggttgacatgcatgcaaaccaaaaaacactttcaaaatattttcttataatatgcatttatttttatcttatttgttcaacgactcccagACAATTCGTTTAAcgatttatttttccatattgGTTGATTTTAGTTAGTGATGCTCCAAAAACGGAACCTATAGCAAAGAATGAATatgcgggcaatatgctaaagTCAACATGAACCGACTTGGGACTCCTTTTTAAAGTCAaccctttcttttgagagaaaataacttttagattttaaactttgctggatgtttttatttgcttagagatgttacacactgcatcattttcaaaaatctataaCGAACACTTTAACAGTAGCTTTTGATTGTATGTAGCATAATTATCTATTTGGTAGGACGGCTTGGGTATCTGTCTTAACACTGCACCAAGTATGATAAATGCTTACCTGAACATTGTCTCTGCCTGCATGTTACCAAACCAGACTTTTAGGTGTGGACCAAAGTTTTCTCCGTGAAGCTCCAACATGGCCACATGTCCTCCTCCATTCAACTAAATCACCAAGAACATATGTTAGTGTTGTTAAGGTAAGTAAcccattttatttaacataaccCATTCAGCTCCAGTTGAAGAAATTTATTGCGTCTGGCTGGAATTCCGACCTCTAGTCCACTGATGACTGGTACAGGGCTGATGGTGGTCGGGTGACTGGTCAGACTCTCACTGAAGGTGTATTCAACCACCTCCGTTCCAATGATGGTCCAACAGGAGCCGTCATTCAGCAACACCTTATTACTTTCTTTAAGACACGGAGAGGCCTGTGAGTTGGGAATGACACGGgggtgattaaatgatgacactTTTCCTATCGGGGGTGGAGCTGCTGTTTATATTTAACTGTCACTGCGTGTGTTCACCTGGAACTGTATGATTTTTTCATTAGACAGGCAAAGGTACATGTGACTACTGTCTCTGAACTGGAAAGCACATTTATGAAGCTGAGACACAGGTTCATCCACGTCTAGACATGCATGCTGCTTATTCACTTTACGTATTACCTGCAAGGAAAGAAACACAATGAACCATTTAATCTGagcattttgttctttttcacatttaacaTCCTcttaaagaaacttttttacTGAAGGAAGTGTTGTTATAGATGCTTTGCCAGAAGCAACGGGTTGACATGACAAAcactgaaattaattaattgtttcaATTGTTGCAATtattacacataaaaaataaaggttctttttttgtcaaacGATTCCGTAATGAACATCCATAGATCATTTATATTGCACAAAAGATCCTTGAAAAAGTGTTCTTTAGTTTATTTacactaagaaaaaaattatcctgTTAAGattctttgctttaaaaaaaacttgaaacctttatatttaagtttaattgtaGAAACGTATGTCCATTTTTGTTCCCAGACTTCTGAAATTTTTATACAAGCAGACTTAATATAGGAAAAAACCATTCATCACCCTCCTATCACGTCCCCCTGCACCTGGTCCCCCGTAGCACCTGTGTGCTGCACAATATACTTGACTAGAAATCCTGCTACATAAGGGCttgcaaaccaaaacaaaccagTCAGCGAATtcaaacaactaaaataacaccGTGAAGGTCTATTCTGTTTGCTAGTCTGCATGTGGTAGTTTAAATGTGGTATTTAAACATCGTCCTTGGCATTCTGATTAAGTACTTTATCAGCAAACTGTGACGCAGGTTGGTAGCAGCCAGGCTTCCAGAAAACACCACAGGGATGAAGACCCGAACAGAATTAACTTCAGAGACATGGGTGGAAAATATGGATCAACTTGCATATTCAAttcagaaagttttttttttcgaaataaaacatgcatgcagTTCTGTTTGGTATGGCTAgtaaatgacacattttaccTTTGTCTCAGCTCGGATATCTTTTAAAAAGACGATTTGGCTAACTGAGGATCATGTGATAGAAACAAAATAGgttttatatttgcatgctGTACCATCGGTGGCAGTGCCACTCCTGAGTCGGTGCATACCAGCTGAACCACACAGCCGTAACAGATGTAGCTGTCACACATGGTGTATTCACTATGAGCGGCTTGCATGTCCTCCACTGTGAAGAAACAGAGTGAGTATTAGGCGATAGCGCTGTAAGggatgagaaagaaaaatagaccTCACTCAGATACAGCCTTGGGTTCTGTATTGAGGTTAAACCCATTTATGCTATATTTGTTCCAGCTGTTGAGCACATGTTGCTGACATTTACAATCGGACCTTTAAGAATTGAGTTTTTTTGGTGACATTTCTGGGCAACTGATTTTACTCTCAAATGCAGCGAGGCGCTAAAGGTGTTCGATAGAGTTTATTTACACTGGACCTCCAGCATAGAGAATGGACCTATTTTGGCAAGTTGTTTCTAAACTCGCTTGGGTTTCTCGTGTTTATTTTAGCTACTGTGGTGAACGGTGAATGAATTACTAGAACTGAATGAGAGGCAAGAATATGTAAGAGCGAATCCGGGGTAATGGGAAAACctttgcaaaaaaagttttctatgCCATTGGTTTGAATTAGAAGTTAGTGTACTAATACTGTTAGAATACATGAACTACATTAGTTAAggtgaactaagaatgaacaatacttctacagcatttattaatcttagttaatgttaactgCAGCAGTTActaatgcaattattaaaaccacaagtttttgttaacattagttaatggaCTGTAAACTAACAGGAACAAACAATGagcaactgtttttattaactaacattaacaaagagcATTCATTGTtcgttcatgttaattaatacattaactaatgttaacaaatgagcccttattgtaaagtgtcaccTGGTTTAAATTGactaatgctaaaaaaaaaaaaccaaaccttACCAAATGCCATctaaaaaaacaggaaatgtaatgcaaaaaaaaatacctagTGTGAAAATTATGAAACCTCACTAACCAGGATTCATTACTAATGTCTTTACTAAAGGCTCATAGCTCATAGAATATTTTTCCTGTTATGTGTGTATGCAAAATAACAGAGAAAAAATACTGAATCTCAAACCTAAGTTGACAGTGAAGGCTGTCCATTGTCTCGCGCTGGCGACAAAAACCCCATCttccaccgccaggtaacgtgTACTGACCGTCTGCGACCGCAAACGGTTGAACAATGACACTTTTGAGCCTGAGGAAATACACACTGCGAAAACAGAAATACACGAATACAGACTTTTTACAAAAACTGAACCAATaggcaaacaaaagaaacaccATTCATAATTGAAACCCTCACTGATACCTAAACATGCACGTTCAGAAGCGGAAAGCAAACACAAATGACGGGTATACTGTGACTAATGCCAGTCTGTCCTCTTTCTCAATCTTTGTCTCATTGTCTGTCTCTCCCACAGAACGGTGAGGAATTCAGCGTCACTTGACAGCTGCTCTCAGATGTCAAGCGCCTCTTTCTTCCCCTTAGAGGCTCCCTGTGGATCCAGCAGTCAATGTCAACAGAAGATGCCCTCTTAGTGTGTACTTTAGGATCAGAAGGTTAGAGGTCAAATGTCTGAGTCCTGTGGCAATGGCTGCCGGGTGACACCAGTTAGTGCTTTGACCCCACTTCTctttcacaaagacacacaaacacacttacccAAACTTACAAGAGTTCAGTTTCGACGTCGGTCGCCTCTTTTTGCGTAACCCCACTTAGTTCGATTAGACGTCATATTTGATTTGACGGAAATGAAGGACAGCTAAACAGTCAGTTCAATGGCTtgttgacaaaatatttattattaataaattcaatttgGACAAAAACATGGGTTGTGATGATTACATTAATGCTGCACAACTTACTGAACTGATTATCCTTCTATTGCTCATGGAATCAAATTCGTTTGAATCAAGATAAGTATGGATATTCATAATTGCATACAAATGCAGACTCACGGTCAGCGTTTTTCATGGACTGCCTCTTCTGTGATGGTTTGGAGATGACTTTAATGAGTCTGCTGTTAAATGTGCCAATTTCTTGCCCTCCGCTGTGAAACATGTGCAGCAGCAGACGAAAGTGCTTTCGCTTGTCCGTATCTGAGATATACAAGGTTTTTGCGCAGGCAAACATCTGAAAGACATAAACAAGTCAGTTGTTCATTCAAAAGAGTTTGCAATTTTGAGGTTGGTatgatttgtgttgttttaaaaaaaatgtttctttagctcAGCAAGAACAATGAAATAtgtttactatttaaatgaaccatttttagttttcatatattgtaaattgtaattagcaagttaaagtttttaatgcttttgaaagaagtgtAACATGTTTcatgcaattatttaattaaaaagaactgtaatgtcatttattcctgtaatgcaaagctatatatatatatatatatatatatatatatatatatatatatatatatatatatatatatatatatatatatatatttttttttctcgaaataaaaatcatttgaatgcaGATTAATTTCTTGCTAATGGTAGTGCaattattaattgcatctaaaGTATGTGAGCCTATTTTGAGATCTTTTATACTTTTGTATCtttgatacatttttgaaatctcATCTGATGATTAAAATGATCTTATTTCTTtgagtatttagattttttttgagtattttaAAGATCATCTTCATGTACATCTATCTGCCCTAACCTGGTTGTAATCCAGGTAGAATAAACATATGATCCCATCTCCAAATCTTTCTGTACACACAGCAGTCATGTTCTCTCATAAACCTGACAGAATCTCTCCTCTTTGATCGCTGGGCTTTGGCAATGTCTCACCCTCCTGTCTGTCTGCTCCTCAAAGCTCAGCTTGAAACTGTCTGTCCGGGGATCAGCGGAGCTGTCCAGACCCATGTAACCGAAAAGCCGACAACTTGACTCTCCTAGACCTGATGCTGCGTGAATACAAATGGAAAAATTACAGTGAATTACAAGGGTAAGAATGAAGATGTTCTCTCACAGCTCACTGACCTTTGAGCTGCTCCTGTCTGAGTTTCCATCCGTGTCCAGTGAGATACACGCAAGGAGGCGGACAGAAAAACCTAtgaaaatgccaaaaaaaaaaattttttttttttggattagaCATGAAGATGTTGTGCAGTAGCTTTACTTATAAATGACCTTGCAAgtgattaaataattttaataacacaGTTTTGGAGggaaataattagcattttattctATACATATTGGTTTCAAAGTACCTAAACAGGAAGAAAACAGTACTACTGCTGTAAAATGAATCAGTTATGTAACAATCaactgtaaagcagctctacagaagacAATAACATATTCAGCTCAATCTAATTTAGTTCAAAATATCtcaatgatttcatttattagtttaattaagCTATACGCAGATGTTGAGAAGACAAGTTCGTTAGTCAGTTCAATAATGATTTAATTCAGCGTTACAATGTTAACGCCATTAATCAGCtgaattcagttttaaaaaatatgttaataaagcTTTTGGAACATGACAGCTGGTTTTTAGCTATATTCATTATCTGACCCAAGCTAGCTAACCAGTTGTTGGAGACCTGGTTTAATGGGTTAGTTGTTTAGCTTCAAACCAGCTTCATCGTTTCAAAAACcgttttaaactgaaatgatttttttcaacctggtctcataaaaatatgtacctctgtgaacttttttgtgcaacaccatttttcATGCCTTACAGGTTTGTTACGTGAGCCCTGGCACATTTTCATTACGTTGATCAAAATTGTGttggttcagaattgaaatatccattgagtgttgctaaaagttaatgttaaATCATGTTGGAatccaaacctaaacctacccaatagtgttaacgAATGcaaaaatgagataaaaacacactttttaatgCAATCGTGctatttatgcagatttgaactgttttggcgaaccgtagttacacaggatcAAGTACATCCCTGTACTCcatgagctaccgaacaaacccatagatatgaggCTGGATATGTTTGATGCTAAAGTTCAAAAGCTTCAGGTTTCAAATATCccaacatattaatattgttatgaaGTCTTAACATTATATTCTTCAAGTACTTATGCAAAAAGTAAATTTgcgtgaaaaggaataaaaggttttcatttcttttggaaactgcagtgatatgtacttgttggtacatatttcgtgtcTCTATAAAAAGTGCGTCAAGGTACGACCAGGTAGACTGTTTTCAGCAAGGCTCAGTCGTTAGCTAGTCAACATCTCAAACCAGCAAATAACATGTGGGTT
This window encodes:
- the rbpjl gene encoding recombining binding protein suppressor of hairless-like protein isoform X2; translated protein: MQHQRKGDTETGLATVDSIEVSHLYTSDACFPHLRFFCPPPCVYLTGHGWKLRQEQLKASGLGESSCRLFGYMGLDSSADPRTDSFKLSFEEQTDRRMFACAKTLYISDTDKRKHFRLLLHMFHSGGQEIGTFNSRLIKVISKPSQKRQSMKNADLCISSGSKVSLFNRLRSQTVSTRYLAVEDGVFVASARQWTAFTVNLVEDMQAAHSEYTMCDSYICYGCVVQLVCTDSGVALPPMVIRKVNKQHACLDVDEPVSQLHKCAFQFRDSSHMYLCLSNEKIIQFQASPCLKESNKVLLNDGSCWTIIGTEVVEYTFSESLTSHPTTISPVPVISGLELNGGGHVAMLELHGENFGPHLKVWFGNMQAETMFRSSRSLLCVVPDVSILSGEWRWMRQPITVPLSLIRLDGLIYRSSYSFTYTPEHSAPSQTNGTAERSADSDSLIDTIHQEFTRTNFHLFMQS
- the rbpjl gene encoding recombining binding protein suppressor of hairless-like protein isoform X1, with protein sequence MQHQRKGDTETGLATVDSIEVSHLYTSDACFPHLREDQNFSSLSKVNRDSVRQYLQFRTDQSVIILHAKVAQKSYGNEKRFFCPPPCVYLTGHGWKLRQEQLKASGLGESSCRLFGYMGLDSSADPRTDSFKLSFEEQTDRRMFACAKTLYISDTDKRKHFRLLLHMFHSGGQEIGTFNSRLIKVISKPSQKRQSMKNADLCISSGSKVSLFNRLRSQTVSTRYLAVEDGVFVASARQWTAFTVNLVEDMQAAHSEYTMCDSYICYGCVVQLVCTDSGVALPPMVIRKVNKQHACLDVDEPVSQLHKCAFQFRDSSHMYLCLSNEKIIQFQASPCLKESNKVLLNDGSCWTIIGTEVVEYTFSESLTSHPTTISPVPVISGLELNGGGHVAMLELHGENFGPHLKVWFGNMQAETMFRSSRSLLCVVPDVSILSGEWRWMRQPITVPLSLIRLDGLIYRSSYSFTYTPEHSAPSQTNGTAERSADSDSLIDTIHQEFTRTNFHLFMQS